A single region of the Stigmatopora argus isolate UIUO_Sarg chromosome 6, RoL_Sarg_1.0, whole genome shotgun sequence genome encodes:
- the LOC144075999 gene encoding elastase-1-like encodes MLKLLLLTTLAALVLAELEPQPRFLEEVAGEERVVGGEVARPNSWPWQISLQFKSGNNFHHTCGGTLVKRGWVMTAAHCVDRSRTWRVVLGDHNINSHEGREQYMSVSRVYLHPRWNSNNVAGGWDIALLRLSSEASLNSYVQLASLPPSGQILPHNNLCYISGWGRTQTGGQLSAQLKQAYLPSVDHRTCSSYGWWGSTVKTSMVCAGGASESGCQGDSGGPLNCKVNGRYFVHGVTSFVSSKGCNAYRKPTVFTRVSDYISWMNGIMG; translated from the exons ATGTTGAAGCTTCTGTTGCTGACCACTCTCGCCGCCTTGG TGCTGGCTGAGTTGGAGCCCCAGCCCAGGTTCTTGGAGGAGGTCGCGGGTGAAGAGAGAGTCGTTGGAGGAGAGGTGGCCAGACCCAACTCTTGGCCCTGGCAG ATCTCTCTTCAGTTCAAATCTGGCAACAACTTCCACCACACCTGTGGAGGAACTCTCGTCAAAAGAGGATGGGTGATGACTGCCGCTCACTGCGTTGACCG TTCCAGGACATGGCGCGTGGTTCTGGGAGACCACAACATCAACAGCCACGAGGGCCGAGAGCAGTATATGAGCGTGAGTCGCGTCTACCTTCACCCCAGGTGGAACTCCAACAACGTCGCCGGAGG GTGGGATATTGCCCTGCTGCGTCTGTCCTCCGAGGCGTCCCTCAACAGTTACGTCCAGTTGGCTTCCCTCCCACCCTCGGGTCAGATCCTGCCCCACAACAACCTCTGTTACATCAGTGGATGGGGGCGTACCCAGA ctgGGGGTCAGCTGTCTGCCCAGCTGAAACAGGCCTACCTCCCCTCGGTGGACCACAGGACGTGCTCCAGCTACGGATGGTGGGGCAGCACGGTCAAGACCTCCATGGTCTGCGCCGGCGGAGCCAGCGAGTCCGGGTGCCAG GGTGACTCCGGCGGCCCACTTAACTGCAAAGTAAACGGCAGATATTTCGTGCACGGCGTTACCAGCTTCGTGTCGTCCAAGGGATGCAACGCCTACAGGAAGCCCACCGTCTTCACCCGCGTGTCCGACTACATCAGCTGGATGAACGGC ATAATGGGTTGA
- the rdh5 gene encoding retinol dehydrogenase 5: MEFVYDLLGDSAWLYISVTFAVFWTAAWLYRDSLEMEDVTNKYVFVSGCDSGFGNLLCKKLERKGFHVLAGCLTQNGAEELKKMTGPYLKTVLLDVTSQESIQEAMEWTKKEVGEYGLWGIVNNAGRSLPMGPSEWMKVEDFHSTLKVNMNGTISMTITFLPLIKKARGRVVNVASVLGRVAANGGGYCISKFAVESFSDCLRRDINYFGVNVCIIEPGFFKTAVTSLEPIERELHRLWDQLSPEVQASYGDKYLDKYIRIQRFIMNAICDADLNKVTSCMEHALTAVYPRTRYSAGWDAKLVWIPLSYMPSCVVDIGLRLVLPRPSKSV, encoded by the exons atggagtttgTATATGATCTTTTAGG GGATAGCGCTTGGCTATACATCAGCGTCACCTTTGCGGTGTTCTGGACCGCTGCGTGGCTGTACCGAGACAGCCTGGAGATGGAAGACGTGACCAACAAATACGTCTTTGTGAGCGGCTGCGACTCGGGATTCGGAAACCTACTGTGTAAGAAGCTTGAGCGAAAGGGCTTCCACGTGCTGGCCGGCTGCCTGACCCAAAATGGAGCCGAagagctgaaaaaaatgacgggGCCCTACTTGAAGACGGTGCTTTTGGACGTGACCAGTCAGGAAAGCATTCAGGAAGCCATGGAGTGGACCAAAAAGGAGGTCGGTGAATACG GACTCTGGGGTATCGTGAACAACGCCGGGCGCTCTCTACCGATGGGCCCCTCCGAATGGATGAAAGTAGAAGACTTCCATAGCACGCTCAAAGTCAACATGAATGGTACGATCAGCATGACCATTACCTTCCTGCCCTTAATCAAGAAGGCCCGCGGGCGTGTGGTCAACGTGGCCTCGGTGCTGGGTCGGGTAGCAGCAAACGGCGGCGGCTACTGCATCTCCAAGTTCGCCGTGGAGTCGTTCTCTGACTGCCTCAG GAGAGATATTAACTACTTTGGGGTGAACGTCTGCATCATTGAGCCAGGCTTCTTCAAGACGGCCGTCACTAGCTTGGAACCCATTGAGAGGGAGTTGCACCGCTTGTGGGACCAACTCAGCCCTGAAGTACAAGCCAGCTATGGAGACAAGTACCTGGACAAAT ACATTAGAATCCAACGCTTCATCATGAACGCCATCTGCGACGCGGACTTAAACAAGGTGACCAGCTGCATGGAGCACGCGCTTACCGCCGTGTACCCTCGCACCCGCTACAGCGCCGGGTGGGACGCCAAGCTGGTGTGGATCCCACTGTCGTACATGCCGTCCTGCGTGGTGGATATCGGGCTCAGGCTGGTTCTGCCCCGTCCGTCCAAGAGCGTCTGA
- the LOC144075538 gene encoding elastase-1-like — protein MLRFLVLTTLAALVLAELEPQPRYLEDSLERVVGGEVAQENSWPWQISLQYKSGSRFHHTCGGTLIERGWVMTAAHCVDRQRTWRVILGEHDLNRNSGREQAMSVSQVYIHPRWNSNNVAGGYDIALLRLSGAASLNSHVQLGSLPPSGQVLPHNNRCYITGWGLTSTGGNLSAQLKQAYLPLVDHKTCTSPSWWGGSIKTTMVCAGGSSESGCNGDSGGPLNCMVNGKYYVHGIASFVSGYGCNTIRKPTVFTRVSAYNEWMDSIMM, from the exons ATGCTGAGGTTTTTGGTCTTGACAACTCTGGCAGCTCTGG TGCTGGCTGAGCTGGAGCCCCAGCCCAGGTACTTGGAGGACAGTTTGGAGAGGGTAGTGGGAGGTGAAGTGGCCCAGGAGAACTCCTGGCCCTGGCAG ATTTCCCTGCAGTACAAATCTGGCTCCAGGTTCCATCACACGTGTGGAGGAACTCTGATTGAAAGAGGCTGGGTCATGACTGCCGCTCACTGCGTGGACCG CCAAAGGACGTGGCGTGTGATTCTGGGTGAGCACGACCTGAACAGGAACAGCGGCAGAGAGCAGGCCATGAGCGTCAGCCAGGTTTACATCCACCCGAGATGGAACTCCAACAACGTGGCCGGCGG CTACGACATTGCCCTGCTGCGTTTGTCCGGCGCTGCCTCCCTCAACTCCCACGTGCAACTGGGCTCCCTTCCCCCCTCGGGTCAGGTTCTGCCCCACAACAACCGCTGCTACATCACCGGTTGGGGACTCACGTCCA CTGGAGGCAACCTGTCTGCGCAACTGAAGCAGGCTTACCTTCCCCTGGTGGACCACAAGACCTGCACCAGCCCCAGCTGGTGGGGAGGCAGCATCAAGACCACCATGGTGTGCGCTGGCGGTTCATCTGAGTCTGGCTGCAAC GGTGACTCTGGCGGTCCTCTCAACTGCATGGTAAACGGAAAATACTACGTACATGGCATCGCCAGTTTTGTCTCCGGCTACGGATGCAACACAATCAGGAAGCCCACCGTCTTCACACGCGTTTCCGCCTACAACGAATGGATGGACTCG ATCATGATGTAA